A genomic window from Mesosutterella faecium includes:
- a CDS encoding rod shape-determining protein, with protein MFGLSLFRSYFSNDLAIDLGTANTLIYMRGKGIVLNEPSVVAIRQEGGPNGKTTIHAVGHRAKQMLGRVPGNIQAIRPMKDGVIANFTVTEQMLKQFIRMVRPSKLFAPNPRIIICVPCGSTQVERRAIKESAEAAGASEVFLIEEPMAAAIGAGLPVSEAAGSLVIDIGGGTTEVGVISLGGMVYSGSVRVGGDKFDQAIVGYVRRNFGMLIGEPTAELIKMEIGSAFPSSEAKEIEVKGRNLSEGVPRTFTIHSNEVLEALTEPLNQIVGAVKTALERTPPELGADIAERGMMLTGGGALLRDLDQLLQEQTGLPVHIAEEPLNCVVKGCGIALENIEQLRTAFTYG; from the coding sequence ATGTTCGGCCTGAGCCTTTTCCGCAGCTATTTTTCCAATGACCTTGCCATCGACCTTGGCACGGCCAATACCCTTATCTATATGAGGGGAAAGGGGATCGTCCTCAATGAACCCTCTGTGGTTGCCATCCGCCAGGAAGGAGGCCCCAACGGCAAAACCACGATTCACGCCGTCGGGCATCGGGCCAAGCAGATGCTCGGGCGCGTGCCCGGCAACATCCAGGCCATCCGGCCGATGAAGGACGGAGTCATCGCCAACTTCACCGTTACTGAGCAGATGCTGAAGCAGTTCATCCGCATGGTGCGGCCGTCCAAGCTTTTCGCGCCCAATCCGCGCATCATCATCTGCGTCCCCTGCGGGTCGACTCAGGTTGAGCGGCGCGCCATCAAGGAAAGCGCCGAAGCAGCCGGAGCCTCCGAGGTCTTCCTGATCGAGGAGCCGATGGCGGCCGCCATCGGGGCGGGTCTGCCGGTGTCGGAAGCGGCAGGCTCTCTGGTCATCGACATCGGGGGCGGCACCACGGAAGTGGGCGTCATCTCGCTTGGAGGCATGGTGTACTCCGGCAGCGTCCGCGTCGGCGGAGACAAGTTCGACCAGGCCATCGTGGGCTATGTCCGCAGAAACTTCGGAATGCTCATCGGCGAGCCCACCGCCGAACTGATCAAAATGGAGATCGGCTCTGCGTTCCCCAGCTCGGAGGCGAAGGAAATAGAGGTGAAGGGTCGCAACCTCTCCGAAGGCGTTCCGCGCACCTTCACCATCCACAGCAACGAGGTGTTGGAGGCGCTCACCGAGCCCCTCAACCAGATCGTCGGTGCCGTGAAGACCGCCCTTGAAAGGACGCCTCCGGAGCTTGGAGCAGATATCGCCGAACGCGGCATGATGCTCACGGGCGGCGGAGCGCTCCTGCGCGACCTGGATCAGCTGCTGCAGGAACAGACAGGCCTGCCCGTCCATATTGCCGAGGAGCCACTCAACTGCGTGGTCAAGGGATGCGGCATCGCCCTTGAAAACATCGAGCAGCTACGGACCGCCTTCACGTACGGCTGA
- the gatC gene encoding Asp-tRNA(Asn)/Glu-tRNA(Gln) amidotransferase subunit GatC yields MSLSKEDVLHIANLAHIDLSEAQIAKMQCELNDIFEMIEQIRAVNTDGIEPMLHPMDGEERLRADVVAEEDIRQAAFENAPEVSDSMFLVPQYVES; encoded by the coding sequence ATGTCTCTTTCCAAGGAAGACGTTCTGCATATCGCCAACCTAGCCCACATAGATTTGTCGGAGGCCCAGATTGCCAAAATGCAGTGCGAGCTGAATGATATTTTTGAAATGATCGAGCAAATCCGCGCCGTCAATACGGACGGGATTGAGCCCATGCTTCATCCCATGGACGGGGAGGAAAGGCTGCGCGCAGACGTGGTGGCCGAAGAGGACATCAGGCAGGCTGCCTTTGAGAACGCTCCAGAAGTGAGCGACAGCATGTTCCTTGTACCACAGTATGTGGAGTCCTGA